A part of Xenopus tropicalis strain Nigerian chromosome 4, UCB_Xtro_10.0, whole genome shotgun sequence genomic DNA contains:
- the arl6ip5 gene encoding PRA1 family protein 3 isoform X1, translated as MDVQVAPLRPWEDFFPGSDRFAVPDFKDISKWNNRVISNLLYYQTNYLAMAAAVICLVGFFNPFGMILGGTIVVLIFLGFVWTSHNKDFFRKFKKQYPTAFILAILVSSYFIISLFGDVMVFVFGITLPMLLMFIHASLRLRNLKNKVENKMEGIGLKKTPMGIVLEALEQQEENFAKISDFISKAKE; from the exons ATGGATGTGCAGGTAGCTCCTCTCCGACCCTGGGAGGATTTCTTCCCCGGCAGCGACCGATTCGCCGTGCCCGACTTCAAAGATATCTCTAAATGGAATAACAGAGTGATCAGCAACCTGCTCTACTACCAGACCAACTATTTGGCCATGGCAGCCGCCGTCATCTGCCTGGTGGG attTTTTAACCCGTTTGGAATGATTCTGGGCGGCACCATCGTAGTCCTGATCTTCTTGGGCTTTGTCTGGACGTCCCACAACAAGGATTTCTTCCGCAAATTTAAGAAGCAGTATCCCACCGCCTTTATCCTGGCCATCCTGGTGTCCAGTTATTTTATTATCTCGCTGTTTGGGGACGTCATGGTGTTTGTGTTCGGAATTACCCTGCCCATGTTAC TGATGTTCATCCATGCCTCCCTGAGACTCCGGAACTTGAAGAACAAAGTGGAGAACAAGATGGAGGGCATTGGGCTAAAGAAGACCCCGATGGGCATTGTTCTCGAGGCTCTGGAACAACAAGAAGAAAACTTTGCTAAAATCTCAGACTTCATTAGCAAAGCGAAAGAATAA